A window of Fluoribacter dumoffii NY 23 contains these coding sequences:
- a CDS encoding beta-ketoacyl-[acyl-carrier-protein] synthase family protein: protein MKKRVVITGMEITSSIGTGLSKFWEAAKQGQCGIKRIQNYDPSLYPTQIGGEITDFSLDHLPELNKSKRYPRVAQFALYCTHHAIEQSGLTVQELSKAGTFMGTGMGGYPESEASYQFFFDNNWRKMQPLTVIRGMANSIANFIAIAFGLGGPNSTISNACISSADAIGTAYQQIAHGNITTAICGGTEAPLWESMMSAWCKLKVMSTNNEHPTKACRPFDLNREGMVMAEGAGILVLEELNQARARGAPVFAEIIGFGSSCDAFHITAPSSEGQQRALQGALDDAKLSPRDIQYLKAHGTGTPLNDRVETQTIKSLFGERAYEIPITAQKSMIGHAIGASGVMEVISTSLSLQHDLLLPTINIETPDPECDLDYVPNEARKKTIDIVLSNHFAFGGANAALILRRYIK from the coding sequence ATGAAAAAAAGGGTTGTAATAACCGGCATGGAAATAACCTCCTCCATAGGAACAGGTTTAAGCAAATTCTGGGAGGCTGCAAAGCAGGGGCAATGCGGGATAAAACGCATTCAAAATTATGATCCTTCTTTGTATCCAACACAAATAGGTGGTGAAATTACCGATTTTTCCCTGGACCATCTTCCAGAACTTAATAAAAGCAAACGGTATCCGCGGGTAGCTCAATTTGCGCTTTATTGCACCCATCATGCGATAGAGCAATCGGGACTTACTGTCCAGGAGCTCAGCAAAGCAGGGACCTTCATGGGCACGGGAATGGGGGGCTATCCTGAATCTGAAGCAAGCTATCAATTTTTCTTCGATAATAACTGGAGAAAGATGCAGCCGTTAACTGTGATTCGCGGAATGGCCAATTCCATTGCCAATTTTATAGCCATAGCATTTGGTTTGGGTGGGCCTAATTCAACTATTTCAAATGCATGTATTTCATCAGCTGACGCCATAGGTACTGCCTACCAGCAGATAGCTCACGGTAACATAACTACTGCAATTTGTGGAGGTACGGAAGCCCCTCTGTGGGAATCCATGATGTCCGCGTGGTGCAAATTAAAAGTGATGTCCACTAATAATGAACATCCCACCAAAGCCTGTCGTCCATTTGATTTAAACCGGGAAGGAATGGTGATGGCAGAAGGAGCCGGGATTTTAGTTCTGGAAGAATTAAACCAGGCAAGGGCTCGGGGAGCACCTGTTTTTGCAGAGATTATTGGTTTCGGCTCCAGCTGTGATGCCTTTCATATAACAGCCCCTTCTTCTGAAGGACAGCAACGCGCGCTTCAAGGTGCGCTCGATGATGCAAAACTATCACCGCGAGATATTCAGTACCTGAAAGCCCATGGCACCGGAACCCCTTTAAATGACCGGGTGGAAACGCAAACGATTAAATCATTATTTGGCGAAAGAGCTTATGAAATCCCCATTACTGCACAAAAATCAATGATTGGCCATGCAATTGGGGCATCTGGGGTAATGGAAGTAATTTCCACCTCGCTCAGCCTGCAACATGATTTGCTCCTACCTACGATTAACATAGAAACCCCGGATCCGGAGTGCGATTTGGACTATGTCCCTAATGAAGCACGTAAAAAGACAATTGATATCGTTTTATCCAATCATTTTGCTTTTGGGGGAGCCAATGCAGCATTGATCCTTCGAAGGTATATTAAGTAA
- a CDS encoding outer membrane protein: MLKKLLISGTCAFFSLNVCAFEDPYAPVLPQVWSSIITVSGGPAWSDPGKDQYLYPFPPPQNDYYIADSKSDWLGTGELFFGLQHFIGTTNIIAQFGLGVAAASDAALSGTVNVNGVPDVYTYQYKISHVRAEFKGKLISNCFPMLQPYLSGSFGVGWNHSHDWTPTTIDPVLYPTYWFTTSSVVAFSYTLGAGVQKMLTPHWQVGMGVEFADWGKSYLGGDGATLNQGPGMPHLYTTELLFSLSYMF; the protein is encoded by the coding sequence ATGCTTAAAAAATTATTAATTTCAGGGACTTGTGCTTTTTTTTCGCTCAATGTATGTGCTTTCGAAGATCCCTATGCTCCAGTTTTACCCCAGGTATGGTCTTCGATTATTACCGTAAGCGGTGGACCTGCGTGGTCTGATCCAGGAAAAGATCAGTATCTCTATCCTTTCCCTCCTCCACAAAATGATTATTATATTGCTGATTCTAAATCAGATTGGTTAGGAACTGGTGAACTCTTCTTCGGGTTGCAACATTTTATCGGAACGACCAACATTATTGCCCAATTTGGTCTGGGAGTAGCAGCCGCAAGTGATGCAGCCCTATCAGGTACGGTAAATGTGAATGGTGTCCCTGATGTATATACCTATCAATATAAAATTAGCCACGTAAGGGCAGAATTTAAAGGCAAGCTAATCTCAAATTGTTTTCCTATGCTGCAGCCATATCTTAGCGGAAGCTTTGGGGTAGGTTGGAATCATTCTCATGATTGGACTCCCACCACCATTGATCCCGTTCTTTATCCTACCTATTGGTTTACTACTTCAAGCGTCGTTGCATTTTCATACACACTGGGGGCGGGGGTACAAAAAATGTTAACGCCTCACTGGCAAGTCGGCATGGGCGTCGAATTTGCTGATTGGGGTAAGAGTTATCTGGGAGGTGATGGTGCGACCCTGAACCAAGGCCCCGGTATGCCACATTTATATACTACGGAGTTACTATTCAGTCTGAGCTATATGTTTTAA
- the lpxD gene encoding UDP-3-O-(3-hydroxymyristoyl)glucosamine N-acyltransferase, with product MSYSLCDIANKVQGVVIGDDSIEVSCLSSIDEIIPGSLVFADSKENLKLAESSQAAAILVNGQISSSQKPLIQVKHPFKAFITLMHHFNPPQKIIPGIHPTAVIGEGVRLGKEVFIGPYVVIEAGSVIGDHCVLKSHIHIGREVTVGENTTIHSHVTIYDTCHIGSRVIIHASTVIGSDGFGYTFVDGKHLKVPHIGRVIIEDDVEIGANTAIDRATMGATVIGEGTKIDNLVQVAHSVKLGKHNILCGFTGIAGSTTSGNNVIFAANVGVSDHVRIDDGVILGARTGVPPNKHLKEGNIYLGNPARPKDLAIQHELGVNRIPLMRKNIKALSEQIDLLKKQLAKEEAE from the coding sequence ATGAGTTATTCACTATGTGATATAGCAAATAAGGTACAAGGGGTAGTCATAGGGGATGACTCAATTGAAGTTTCTTGCTTATCATCTATTGATGAGATTATTCCCGGCAGCCTGGTGTTTGCTGACAGTAAAGAAAATTTAAAATTGGCAGAATCCTCGCAAGCAGCTGCCATATTAGTCAATGGACAAATTTCCAGTTCACAAAAACCCTTAATCCAGGTAAAGCATCCATTTAAAGCATTTATCACCTTGATGCACCATTTCAATCCTCCGCAAAAAATTATTCCGGGCATTCATCCTACTGCCGTCATTGGCGAAGGGGTGCGTTTAGGGAAAGAAGTATTTATAGGACCTTATGTAGTGATTGAGGCCGGCAGTGTTATTGGCGATCACTGCGTTTTGAAAAGTCATATTCATATTGGCCGTGAAGTGACTGTAGGGGAAAATACCACTATCCACTCCCATGTCACTATATACGACACGTGTCACATTGGTTCCCGCGTCATTATTCATGCCTCTACTGTTATTGGTTCGGATGGTTTCGGCTATACTTTTGTTGATGGCAAACATCTTAAAGTTCCTCATATTGGACGTGTTATTATTGAGGATGATGTAGAGATAGGGGCCAACACGGCGATAGACCGCGCCACAATGGGAGCGACTGTTATTGGTGAAGGCACTAAAATCGACAATCTGGTTCAGGTCGCACATTCGGTAAAATTAGGGAAGCATAATATCTTATGTGGCTTTACCGGTATCGCAGGAAGCACCACTTCGGGCAATAATGTGATTTTTGCGGCCAATGTTGGGGTTAGCGATCACGTACGTATTGATGATGGCGTGATATTAGGCGCCCGCACCGGAGTACCACCCAACAAGCATCTGAAAGAGGGAAACATTTATTTGGGAAATCCAGCTCGTCCAAAAGATCTTGCCATTCAACATGAGTTAGGTGTAAATCGAATTCCCCTAATGCGTAAAAACATTAAGGCACTTTCGGAACAAATTGATTTATTGAAAAAACAACTTGCCAAAGAAGAGGCAGAGTAA
- the polA gene encoding DNA polymerase I, producing the protein MTSPLILIDGSSYFFRAFHALPPLTNSKGQPTGAIYGVANMIKKLIKDYQPEELAVVFDAKGKTFRDDWYAEYKAHRPPMPDDLSSQFEPLIQLLQAMGLPILIIEGVEADDVIGTLAKQATEQGIPVVISTGDKDMAQLVNEHITLINTMSNTSLNVNGVQEKFGVKPEQVIDYLTLIGDSVDNIPGVTKCGPKTAVKWLVEYQTLDNLIQNAGKISGKIGEYLRTSIPQLPLSKKLVTIKTDVVLPLKWGELKPAPVNKERLIELTREFEFKGWLKELLEAEESSLQEKQPGIPVEVITTNQQLNHLLNQLESAGVFCINTETTTLEIMLAEIVGISLAMEEGKAIYIPLTHIDGTPQLIREEVLTALKPILENPHIKKVGKNLKYDYSVLKNYGITLKGISYDTMLESYVLNSSSGRHDIDSLALKYLGHKPMTYEEIAGKGARQLRFDQIPVGEAAAYSGQDAEVILQLHNKLFPLLPESVKRVFNEIEIPLVTVLADMERLGVLIDSAALKKHGTRLKERIQELEREALELAGKPFNLNSPKQLQEILFDLHKLPVLVKTPTGQPSTAESVLLELAYDYRLAAVILEYRGLTKLVSTYIDTLPKKINLQTHRVHTSYNQAVTATGRLSSSEPNLQNIPIRSEEGRLIRTAFIAPENCLILAADYSQIELRIMAHLSQDENLLKAFALGWDIHAATASEIFQTPLEDVSSEQRRRAKAVNFGLIYGMSSFGLAKQIGVERQDAQYYIDMYFKRYPKVLEYMNRTRQQAHQLGYVETLFGRRLYLPEINTRNMVRQKAAERTAINAPMQGTAADIIKKAMISIAAWQQEQDNAPAKMIMQVHDELVFEVNKEEVEASKKIIRELMEQAVTLSVPLVVSIGTGSNWDAAH; encoded by the coding sequence ATGACTTCCCCCTTGATTCTCATTGATGGCTCATCCTATTTTTTTCGTGCATTCCATGCACTACCGCCTTTGACTAACTCAAAAGGGCAGCCCACAGGAGCGATTTATGGGGTAGCCAATATGATTAAAAAGCTGATTAAAGATTATCAGCCTGAAGAATTAGCTGTGGTCTTTGACGCCAAGGGGAAAACCTTCAGGGATGACTGGTATGCAGAATATAAGGCCCATAGGCCTCCTATGCCTGATGATCTCAGCTCTCAATTTGAACCTCTAATCCAGCTATTGCAGGCAATGGGACTTCCCATCTTGATTATCGAGGGGGTTGAAGCAGATGATGTGATCGGGACTTTAGCTAAGCAGGCCACTGAACAAGGGATTCCGGTAGTTATTTCTACTGGCGATAAAGATATGGCCCAACTGGTTAATGAACACATTACATTAATCAACACCATGAGTAATACCTCTTTAAATGTGAATGGAGTGCAGGAGAAATTTGGAGTCAAGCCGGAGCAGGTTATTGACTACCTCACCCTTATTGGTGATAGCGTCGATAATATTCCTGGTGTCACTAAATGCGGACCCAAAACTGCGGTAAAATGGCTTGTCGAGTATCAAACCCTCGATAACCTGATTCAAAACGCCGGCAAAATCAGTGGTAAAATTGGCGAGTACTTACGCACCAGCATTCCCCAATTGCCCTTATCCAAAAAATTGGTAACCATCAAAACAGATGTGGTTTTACCCTTAAAATGGGGTGAGCTAAAACCCGCTCCGGTAAACAAAGAGCGCTTGATTGAATTAACGCGTGAATTTGAATTCAAGGGGTGGCTTAAAGAGCTTTTAGAGGCGGAAGAAAGTTCCTTGCAAGAAAAACAACCCGGTATTCCCGTGGAAGTAATTACGACTAACCAGCAATTAAACCATCTGCTTAATCAGTTGGAGTCAGCTGGCGTTTTTTGCATCAACACCGAAACAACCACCCTTGAGATTATGCTGGCCGAGATCGTCGGTATTTCGCTAGCCATGGAAGAGGGAAAAGCAATCTATATCCCCTTAACTCATATTGACGGAACCCCACAATTAATTCGCGAAGAAGTATTAACTGCGTTGAAACCGATATTGGAAAATCCGCATATTAAAAAAGTGGGAAAAAATCTCAAATATGATTATTCCGTTTTAAAAAATTATGGCATCACCCTAAAAGGCATCAGTTATGACACCATGTTAGAGTCCTATGTACTCAACAGCAGCAGTGGGCGGCATGATATCGATTCATTAGCCTTGAAATACCTGGGGCACAAGCCAATGACTTATGAAGAGATTGCTGGCAAAGGGGCAAGACAACTGCGATTTGATCAAATTCCCGTGGGTGAGGCAGCAGCTTATTCCGGACAAGATGCAGAAGTTATATTACAACTGCATAATAAACTCTTTCCTTTGCTCCCTGAGTCGGTGAAGCGTGTATTCAACGAAATAGAGATTCCATTAGTTACTGTTCTTGCGGATATGGAACGCCTGGGGGTATTGATTGATTCAGCGGCTTTGAAAAAGCATGGAACTCGTTTGAAAGAGCGAATCCAGGAATTAGAACGCGAAGCATTAGAACTGGCAGGCAAACCTTTTAATTTGAACTCGCCTAAACAATTACAAGAAATTCTCTTTGATTTACACAAGTTGCCTGTACTTGTAAAAACGCCCACCGGCCAACCCTCCACTGCGGAGTCTGTATTACTTGAATTGGCTTATGATTATCGGCTTGCTGCAGTGATTCTTGAATACCGCGGTCTGACTAAACTGGTATCTACCTACATTGACACATTACCTAAAAAAATTAATTTGCAAACGCATAGAGTACACACCTCCTATAATCAGGCGGTTACTGCTACAGGCAGGCTTTCTTCAAGTGAGCCCAATTTGCAAAATATCCCTATTCGGAGTGAAGAGGGCCGTCTGATTCGCACGGCATTTATTGCACCGGAAAACTGTCTCATCCTTGCTGCGGATTACTCCCAAATTGAGTTACGGATAATGGCCCACTTATCACAAGATGAAAATTTGTTAAAAGCGTTTGCTTTGGGTTGGGATATTCACGCAGCGACTGCCAGTGAAATTTTCCAGACGCCGCTTGAGGACGTCAGCAGTGAACAACGACGTAGAGCCAAAGCAGTCAATTTTGGATTAATTTATGGGATGTCTTCGTTTGGCCTGGCCAAACAAATCGGGGTGGAGCGCCAGGATGCACAATACTATATCGACATGTATTTCAAACGTTACCCTAAAGTCCTGGAGTACATGAATCGAACCCGCCAGCAAGCCCACCAGCTGGGCTACGTTGAAACATTATTCGGGAGACGTTTGTACCTTCCTGAAATCAATACCCGCAATATGGTGCGCCAGAAAGCGGCCGAACGCACGGCAATCAATGCTCCCATGCAGGGTACTGCGGCAGACATTATTAAGAAAGCCATGATTTCGATTGCAGCCTGGCAACAAGAACAGGACAATGCGCCGGCAAAAATGATCATGCAAGTACATGATGAATTGGTTTTTGAAGTGAATAAGGAAGAAGTAGAGGCCAGTAAGAAAATTATTCGGGAATTGATGGAACAGGCTGTAACCCTTTCTGTTCCCCTGGTCGTTTCTATTGGAACCGGCAGCAATTGGGATGCTGCCCATTAA
- a CDS encoding response regulator — translation METHENTVDIFYIEDDVVDVEGVKRIFKKVKETCAIEVASNGEEALNKLFGRDGQEKIHPKVILLDINVPKVNGIDLLKIIRKEPSLAFTEVFILTNAYTKEDKLAIKDLNVRGQIIKPLEYGDALNIYWATHHT, via the coding sequence ATGGAAACCCACGAAAACACCGTAGATATTTTTTATATCGAGGATGATGTTGTAGATGTCGAGGGTGTAAAGCGGATATTTAAAAAAGTTAAAGAAACTTGTGCTATCGAAGTTGCTTCGAATGGTGAAGAAGCTTTAAATAAATTATTTGGTCGCGATGGCCAAGAAAAAATTCACCCAAAAGTAATTCTTCTTGATATTAATGTGCCTAAAGTAAATGGAATTGACTTGCTAAAAATTATTCGTAAGGAACCTTCTTTAGCTTTTACAGAAGTATTTATTTTGACAAATGCCTATACAAAAGAGGATAAGCTCGCGATTAAGGATTTAAATGTCAGAGGACAAATTATCAAACCTCTTGAATATGGGGATGCGTTGAATATTTATTGGGCAACGCACCATACATAA
- a CDS encoding response regulator, giving the protein MYQLDKTIHFMLVDDDAIDIKDMQRTFRKNNIPNPLHVATNGLEALNKLLGQNGEKKISPTPRIIILDINMPKMNGIEFMKNIRAHKQLKSLLVFILTTSNNEKDIMDAYNLNVAGYIVKPFQISDFMEIISSLHHYWNLLEFPNKK; this is encoded by the coding sequence ATGTATCAACTGGATAAAACAATCCATTTTATGCTTGTAGATGATGATGCGATAGACATTAAAGACATGCAGAGAACCTTCAGGAAAAATAATATTCCAAATCCACTGCATGTGGCAACTAATGGGTTAGAAGCCTTAAATAAATTATTGGGACAAAACGGAGAGAAAAAAATAAGCCCTACCCCCAGAATAATAATTTTGGACATTAACATGCCTAAAATGAACGGTATCGAATTTATGAAAAACATCCGGGCCCACAAACAATTAAAGTCACTCCTGGTTTTTATTCTTACTACCTCAAATAATGAAAAGGACATCATGGATGCATACAATTTAAACGTCGCAGGTTACATCGTAAAACCATTTCAGATTTCAGATTTTATGGAAATCATTTCATCATTGCATCATTATTGGAATTTGCTTGAATTTCCGAACAAAAAATAG
- a CDS encoding sensor histidine kinase encodes MQEKDMLDQEVQTLKTEDTFYAKSILQNILESSLEYSIIATDLNGKIIVWNEGAFRNYGFHASEMINKKNILDLHLPEDVKSGAAKEFMQRGLQDGKAEEVFERVRKDGTRFVASVTLTLRRDDKGNPVGYLIISKDITEAKRIEDQLIKTNEELEHFAYITSHDLKAPLRAIERLATWIEEDNADKLDEKSKEHLALLRQRTLRLSNLIDGILKYSRAGRIDLNVELVDIKAVLQEVMENLNPEGRFEICYPKHLPTFKTAKIPLVQVFSNLISNSIKHHHRKKGTIKIEAESLGSFYLFTIKDDGPGIPPEFFDKIFIVFQTLKSRDELESTGIGLSIVKKIVESQGGKVMVQSQVGHGTTMSFTWPKELKKI; translated from the coding sequence ATGCAAGAAAAAGACATGCTCGACCAAGAAGTGCAAACCTTAAAGACAGAAGACACTTTTTATGCAAAAAGCATTCTGCAAAATATACTTGAAAGTTCCCTTGAATACTCCATTATAGCTACAGATTTAAACGGAAAAATAATCGTATGGAATGAAGGGGCTTTCCGTAATTACGGGTTTCATGCCTCTGAAATGATTAACAAGAAAAATATCCTCGATTTGCATCTTCCTGAAGATGTTAAATCCGGAGCGGCCAAGGAATTTATGCAAAGGGGATTGCAGGATGGAAAAGCGGAGGAAGTGTTTGAACGGGTTCGCAAAGACGGCACCCGTTTTGTTGCGTCAGTTACCTTAACCTTGCGACGGGACGATAAAGGCAACCCAGTTGGTTACCTCATCATTTCCAAAGACATTACCGAAGCAAAGCGTATTGAAGATCAATTGATTAAGACCAACGAAGAATTGGAACACTTTGCATACATTACCTCACATGATTTAAAAGCTCCTTTGCGTGCAATCGAACGACTGGCTACCTGGATTGAAGAGGATAATGCCGACAAGTTGGATGAGAAATCAAAAGAGCATTTGGCATTATTACGGCAACGGACATTACGCTTGTCCAACTTAATTGATGGGATATTAAAATATTCGCGTGCAGGCCGTATTGACTTGAATGTTGAACTTGTGGATATAAAAGCAGTTTTGCAAGAGGTTATGGAAAACCTTAATCCCGAGGGCCGATTTGAAATTTGTTATCCTAAACATCTACCCACGTTTAAAACAGCGAAGATTCCCTTAGTGCAGGTATTTTCCAATTTGATTAGCAATAGCATAAAACATCATCATCGAAAGAAAGGTACAATTAAAATTGAGGCTGAATCATTGGGCTCCTTTTACCTGTTTACTATAAAAGATGATGGACCCGGAATTCCTCCAGAATTTTTTGATAAAATATTTATCGTTTTTCAAACGCTTAAATCACGGGATGAATTGGAATCTACGGGAATAGGTTTGAGTATTGTGAAAAAAATTGTCGAATCTCAAGGCGGAAAAGTGATGGTTCAATCGCAAGTAGGGCATGGGACTACCATGTCATTTACCTGGCCTAAAGAGCTTAAAAAAATATAA
- a CDS encoding response regulator, which produces MRVLIIEDSAFNAFCLSRLLESVIASVSIEVVSTSQDALSFLDTQLPDLVIIDGELNLINELSTHGPQLAAVILQKYPHLPLIAWSDSEFMRSAFAKTFTQHNRLVNGFNTWAKTVTPECIKKTWAYYFDEAVNEKQQAYSHVTHAKRQVSYHLDCL; this is translated from the coding sequence ATGCGTGTATTAATTATTGAAGACAGTGCTTTTAACGCTTTTTGCTTGTCTCGACTATTGGAATCAGTAATTGCATCAGTGTCAATAGAGGTGGTAAGTACTAGCCAGGATGCTTTGTCTTTCCTAGATACCCAGCTGCCCGATTTGGTTATTATTGATGGTGAATTGAATTTAATTAATGAATTATCAACTCATGGCCCCCAACTTGCAGCTGTTATTCTGCAAAAATATCCCCATCTTCCCTTAATTGCCTGGTCAGACTCCGAATTTATGCGTAGCGCTTTTGCCAAAACGTTTACTCAACATAACCGCTTGGTTAATGGATTCAATACCTGGGCCAAAACAGTAACTCCGGAGTGCATTAAAAAAACCTGGGCTTATTATTTTGACGAAGCGGTCAATGAGAAACAACAAGCTTACTCACATGTAACTCATGCGAAAAGGCAAGTTAGTTATCATCTTGATTGTCTCTAG
- a CDS encoding threonine/serine dehydratase — MFDIKAEVVDAENRIRHHIRETPLDFSVPLSNLTQVNLFLKCENLQYTGSFKVRGALNALLSINNRQQKGIVAASTGNHGAAIAYGLNKLNLPGIIFLPENAAATKKENIGYYTQSLKLYGRDCVETELHALEYAKEQGMMYISPYNHLQVIAGQGTIGLELKRQLDSIDVIFVPVGGGGLIGGVSGYIKAVSPKTKIVGCLPEHSPVMSESVKAGKIISLETLPTLSDATAGGLEPNSMTFDLCRDYVDEFILVSENEIKAALLTVLNMHHLLVEGAAAVALAAFLKCAPLYQNKNAVVLLSGANISLETLKKVLTNY; from the coding sequence ATGTTTGATATTAAAGCCGAGGTAGTGGATGCGGAGAATAGAATTCGTCACCACATCCGTGAAACTCCCTTAGATTTCTCGGTTCCATTGAGTAACCTGACGCAGGTGAATCTTTTTTTGAAATGTGAAAATTTACAATATACCGGTTCCTTCAAAGTACGGGGGGCCTTGAATGCCTTATTGTCTATTAATAACAGACAACAAAAAGGTATTGTAGCCGCATCAACAGGAAATCACGGCGCTGCTATTGCTTATGGATTAAATAAGCTCAATCTTCCGGGTATTATTTTCCTTCCAGAAAATGCAGCTGCCACTAAAAAAGAAAATATCGGTTATTACACGCAATCTTTAAAACTTTATGGCAGGGATTGTGTGGAAACTGAACTGCATGCACTCGAGTATGCAAAAGAACAGGGTATGATGTACATATCACCCTATAATCATTTGCAAGTGATTGCCGGTCAAGGGACTATAGGTCTGGAACTAAAACGTCAGCTGGATTCCATCGATGTGATTTTTGTTCCTGTGGGCGGAGGGGGGTTAATCGGAGGAGTGTCCGGATATATTAAAGCGGTTTCACCCAAAACCAAAATTGTAGGTTGTTTGCCTGAACACTCCCCTGTTATGTCAGAATCAGTGAAAGCAGGAAAAATAATTTCGCTGGAAACCTTGCCGACGCTTTCTGATGCAACTGCTGGAGGTTTAGAGCCAAACTCAATGACTTTTGACCTCTGTCGTGATTATGTGGATGAGTTCATTTTAGTTTCGGAAAACGAAATTAAAGCGGCCTTGCTGACCGTGTTGAACATGCACCACTTATTAGTCGAGGGAGCTGCTGCCGTAGCTCTGGCGGCCTTTTTAAAATGTGCGCCCCTCTATCAGAATAAAAATGCGGTTGTTCTTTTAAGCGGTGCCAATATAAGTCTGGAAACCTTAAAAAAGGTGTTGACCAATTATTGA
- a CDS encoding aminoglycoside phosphotransferase family protein, which translates to MTLPIDVSLVRKLINSQFPQWSDLAIKPVEFSGWDNRTFHLGADMTVRLPSDASYALQVEKEQYWLPYLAPHLIWPIPRPLAQGKPSKDYPWPWSIYQWIEGDTASIERISDMNQFAADLGQFLLQLQNVKTKGGPLAGEHSFFRGGPLKTYDAETRAAITILHQQIDVKIISSIWTEALKEVWQSEPVWVHGDIAPGNLLVKGGRLGAVIDFGQLAIGDPACDLVIAWTFFKAESRETFRNTLQLDKATWARARGWALWKALIVWARLSGTNPLEIEKARKVIDELVADSYF; encoded by the coding sequence ATGACTTTACCTATCGATGTTTCACTTGTACGCAAACTGATTAACTCACAATTTCCCCAATGGTCAGATTTAGCCATTAAACCGGTGGAGTTTAGTGGTTGGGACAATAGGACTTTCCACTTAGGCGCCGACATGACGGTCCGCCTTCCCAGCGACGCATCCTATGCGCTTCAAGTAGAAAAGGAACAGTATTGGTTGCCCTACCTTGCCCCTCATCTTATTTGGCCAATTCCCAGACCTTTAGCACAAGGTAAACCAAGCAAAGATTATCCTTGGCCGTGGTCCATTTATCAGTGGATAGAAGGTGACACTGCATCAATTGAACGTATTAGCGATATGAATCAATTTGCCGCCGACTTAGGCCAATTTTTGCTGCAATTACAGAATGTTAAAACCAAGGGTGGGCCCTTAGCTGGCGAGCACAGTTTCTTTCGCGGAGGACCACTAAAGACCTATGATGCAGAGACGCGCGCAGCAATTACTATTTTGCATCAGCAAATAGATGTAAAAATTATTTCTTCGATATGGACTGAAGCACTTAAAGAAGTCTGGCAATCTGAGCCAGTTTGGGTCCATGGAGATATTGCCCCCGGCAATTTATTGGTAAAGGGGGGGCGTCTGGGTGCAGTTATTGATTTTGGGCAATTGGCCATAGGTGATCCGGCTTGTGATTTGGTGATTGCCTGGACCTTTTTTAAAGCAGAGAGCCGCGAAACTTTTAGAAATACCTTGCAGCTTGATAAAGCCACCTGGGCACGTGCCCGCGGATGGGCATTGTGGAAGGCCTTAATTGTATGGGCCCGATTATCCGGTACCAACCCATTGGAAATCGAAAAGGCAAGAAAGGTAATTGATGAGCTTGTTGCTGATTCTTATTTTTAA